The following are from one region of the Bacteroidota bacterium genome:
- a CDS encoding DUF4279 domain-containing protein, with protein sequence MQYDDPEYICSATLMILGTDLDPDLVTTRLNLEPDQSWRRGARKFIKRQDGSKRYFRSKHEWGGWKKFISEELKNKELPEQITYWIKTLQASSEGMRQLHEAGCHIALSCFVTPHGEDGGTASIIITPTLMEAAAELGLDLEVSFQS encoded by the coding sequence ATGCAATACGATGACCCAGAATACATCTGCTCCGCGACGTTGATGATCCTGGGAACTGACCTCGACCCTGATCTTGTTACAACCCGCCTTAATCTAGAGCCGGACCAATCATGGCGGCGCGGGGCGCGCAAATTCATCAAAAGACAGGATGGAAGCAAGCGATACTTCAGATCCAAACATGAGTGGGGTGGTTGGAAAAAGTTTATCAGCGAGGAGTTGAAGAACAAAGAACTTCCAGAGCAGATCACGTATTGGATAAAGACTTTGCAGGCAAGTTCTGAGGGTATGCGCCAGCTTCATGAGGCAGGATGTCACATTGCTCTTTCATGCTTCGTTACGCCGCATGGTGAAGATGGTGGAACTGCTTCAATCATCATTACACCTACGTTGATGGAGGCTGCTGCCGAATTGGGGCTTGATTTGGAAGTCTCATTTCAGAGTTGA
- a CDS encoding sulfatase translates to MTHKLVLFSTCLLLAPFSGCQDQSQETSSPNVLFIAIDDLRPELGAYGNPHIKTPHIDRLAAEGVTFMQAYVQQAVCNPSRASLMTGLRPDSLRVWDLQTDFRQTLPNVVTLPQYFKQHGYHTAAIGKIYHNTIPDDLSWSEPKLHIDGYPFDPDAVYRHPDNVAIQEARKTAILAEGNEARYIDQYGQWYLKAGSTERVEMPDDVYYDGAQTDVALEKLAELNDQDQPFLFAIGYYRPHLPFNAPAPYWDMYDPAAIPVAINPDVPTDGPVVAINNMRELRGYSDFTQVPHPFDGGVSAEDARRLKHGYYASVSYIDAQVGRLLDELEALGIADNTIVVLWGDHGWKLGEHNSWGKMTNYNIDTRAPLVIRAPGSHADALQVDQMVEFVDIYPSLSELAGLPVSQHLQGNSFVPLLDNPNQSWKPAVFSQFLREGIWAAPDGEEYMGYSMRTDRYHYVRWINWQTKEFAATELYDLRADPEETTNLAGVPNYQDTLEALANQWAQGWRAAQPDV, encoded by the coding sequence ATGACGCACAAACTTGTTCTGTTCTCCACCTGCCTTCTGCTTGCCCCCTTTTCTGGCTGTCAGGATCAGTCGCAGGAAACGTCCTCGCCCAACGTCCTCTTTATTGCCATAGACGACCTACGTCCAGAGCTTGGTGCATACGGCAATCCGCACATCAAAACACCCCACATCGACCGGCTCGCTGCTGAAGGCGTCACGTTTATGCAGGCGTATGTCCAGCAAGCGGTCTGTAATCCCTCACGCGCAAGCCTCATGACCGGATTGCGTCCCGATTCGCTCCGGGTCTGGGACCTGCAAACGGACTTCCGGCAAACACTGCCCAATGTGGTTACGCTGCCGCAGTACTTCAAACAGCATGGCTATCACACCGCAGCCATTGGGAAAATCTACCACAATACTATCCCGGATGACCTGTCGTGGAGCGAACCCAAGCTGCACATCGACGGCTATCCCTTTGACCCGGATGCGGTCTATCGCCACCCGGATAACGTCGCAATCCAGGAAGCGCGCAAGACAGCCATTCTGGCGGAAGGCAATGAAGCCCGGTATATCGACCAGTACGGGCAGTGGTACCTGAAAGCCGGCTCAACTGAGCGGGTTGAAATGCCAGATGATGTCTATTACGACGGCGCCCAAACAGACGTAGCACTCGAAAAACTCGCAGAACTCAACGATCAGGATCAGCCGTTCTTATTTGCCATCGGTTACTACCGACCGCATCTGCCTTTTAATGCGCCGGCGCCCTATTGGGACATGTATGATCCTGCAGCCATTCCTGTCGCAATAAACCCGGATGTACCAACTGATGGCCCTGTTGTAGCTATCAACAACATGCGCGAACTGCGTGGGTACTCAGATTTTACCCAGGTGCCCCATCCATTTGATGGCGGCGTTAGCGCTGAAGACGCTCGCAGGCTAAAGCATGGATACTATGCTTCTGTGAGTTACATCGATGCACAGGTTGGCCGGCTCCTCGACGAACTCGAAGCCCTGGGCATTGCAGATAACACCATCGTTGTTTTATGGGGAGACCATGGCTGGAAGCTCGGCGAGCACAACAGCTGGGGTAAAATGACAAACTACAACATAGATACCCGCGCACCGCTTGTCATCCGGGCCCCTGGCAGCCATGCAGATGCATTACAGGTTGATCAGATGGTGGAATTTGTAGATATCTATCCATCGCTCAGTGAACTGGCCGGATTGCCTGTATCCCAGCACCTGCAGGGCAACAGCTTTGTGCCGCTACTCGATAACCCCAATCAATCGTGGAAGCCAGCGGTGTTCAGTCAGTTTTTGCGCGAAGGCATCTGGGCAGCACCCGATGGTGAGGAATACATGGGCTACAGCATGCGCACCGACCGGTATCACTACGTACGATGGATCAACTGGCAGACCAAAGAATTTGCCGCCACTGAGTTGTATGATTTGCGTGCAGATCCAGAGGAGACTACCAATCTTGCCGGTGTGCCGAATTACCAGGACACCCTCGAAGCGTTAGCAAACCAGTGGGCACAAGGGTGGCGTGCGGCACAGCCAGATGTTTAG